In the Colwellia sp. 20A7 genome, one interval contains:
- a CDS encoding zinc ribbon-containing protein, whose amino-acid sequence MANQKDYLTEIYQDLSNWLDEMTELQKPKIIELVKQAKLYAKAAEDMSEEKVNQFTENLKYDLHDFYLQNQSEAKNSTYLGLLNETLWSTLAQLTDKSQVEWAELMDDFEHEGLYKVGDVIGFGELVCQQCDDKQHIVHFSKVTECVKCGGNSFTRLPLAP is encoded by the coding sequence ATGGCAAATCAAAAAGACTATCTTACGGAAATTTACCAAGATCTTAGCAACTGGCTTGATGAAATGACGGAGTTACAAAAGCCAAAAATTATAGAATTAGTTAAGCAGGCTAAGCTCTACGCTAAAGCAGCGGAAGATATGTCAGAGGAAAAAGTAAACCAATTTACTGAAAATTTAAAATATGATTTACATGACTTTTATCTGCAAAATCAGTCTGAAGCAAAAAACTCTACTTATTTGGGATTACTCAATGAAACATTATGGTCGACGCTTGCACAATTAACGGATAAGTCGCAAGTCGAATGGGCTGAATTGATGGACGATTTTGAGCATGAAGGGCTGTATAAAGTGGGCGATGTTATTGGTTTTGGGGAATTAGTTTGTCAGCAATGTGATGACAAGCAACATATTGTGCATTTTAGTAAAGTGACTGAGTGTGTAAAGTGTGGTGGAAATAGTTTTACTCGTCTACCGTTAGCTCCTTAA
- a CDS encoding Lon protease family protein, with amino-acid sequence MITTPALQCKITAAQLSSTLSAELFSQKKDASEIKQIFVGHERAKEALDFGLSMSSVGFNVFAMGEHGIGRQTLIKQLLAKLAKEQATPVEWCYINNFDESHAPYKLYVNPGDGKQLLSRMNKFIDELMDLFPEIFDNPGYQRYKSAIDRDFNKKYDEAISTVEKIALKNNVSLYEENGEVGFAPLVDGKPLNDKEFANINETERAQFYKLLGELEIALAEQLIELPLWKRESSDLLRKLKLETAEQAIKPYLQELEQEFSENAGILKYLSKVSNHVVDVSLEILVNNEDDAPNDKELRKLMVERFLPNLLVPRNETDGAPVVYEQNPTYQNLFGHVDYSSFQGSSYTSYRLIRPGALHKANGGYLLLDADKLLTQPLVWSRLKLALKTGQITIENPYSELSQPGSYSLQPEKIPLSVKVILLGDAEIYYTLQDYDQEFTELFRVLADFDRHLEKTDHNLIAFGNLIRQRAFQHNYPEIDDEAVLELVRYSLRRAEHQHKISANIVQVNDLLDEANYWWSKSGANGTLKSEHVAMALAAKKRRTGRLSETWLDEIKEQQVLINTEGEFIGKVNGLTVLEIGDSVFGTPARITATVYAGSQGVTDIEREVDLGKSIHSKGVLLLTGYLGHKYGQSFPVAISANIAIEQSYGHIDGDSASMAELCALISAVTLLPIDQSLAITGSINQHGEVQSIGGANEKIEGFFQLCKDKGLTGNQGVIIPKTNVINLMLNNEVIQAVERGEFSIYAVETIDQALELLMKNTAGVMNSTGRYPRQSIHGLALDKLSHFAQLLEGEEE; translated from the coding sequence ATGATAACAACACCTGCTTTGCAGTGTAAAATAACTGCTGCACAACTTAGCTCTACTTTATCTGCTGAACTTTTTTCTCAAAAAAAAGACGCCAGTGAAATAAAACAAATTTTTGTTGGTCACGAACGAGCTAAAGAGGCATTAGACTTTGGTCTTTCAATGTCATCTGTAGGCTTTAATGTGTTTGCTATGGGAGAACATGGCATAGGAAGACAAACATTAATTAAGCAGTTGTTAGCTAAATTAGCAAAAGAACAAGCGACTCCTGTTGAGTGGTGTTACATCAATAACTTTGATGAAAGTCATGCACCTTATAAACTTTACGTTAATCCAGGTGATGGTAAACAGTTGTTATCACGGATGAATAAGTTTATTGATGAGTTAATGGATTTATTTCCTGAAATTTTTGATAACCCAGGCTATCAACGATATAAGTCAGCCATTGATCGTGATTTTAATAAAAAATATGATGAAGCTATTTCTACTGTTGAAAAAATAGCATTGAAAAACAATGTTTCATTGTATGAAGAAAATGGCGAAGTAGGCTTTGCTCCTTTAGTTGATGGTAAGCCATTAAACGATAAAGAATTTGCGAATATTAATGAAACGGAAAGAGCTCAGTTTTATAAACTTTTAGGCGAGTTAGAAATTGCACTGGCTGAACAATTAATTGAATTACCGTTATGGAAACGTGAGTCGTCAGATTTATTACGTAAACTGAAACTTGAAACGGCAGAGCAAGCAATAAAACCCTATTTACAAGAACTAGAGCAAGAGTTTAGTGAAAATGCAGGGATATTAAAATACCTTAGTAAAGTTAGTAATCATGTTGTTGATGTATCGTTAGAAATTCTGGTCAATAATGAAGATGATGCGCCTAATGATAAAGAACTGCGTAAACTCATGGTTGAACGCTTTTTGCCCAATTTATTAGTGCCTCGAAATGAAACTGATGGCGCACCTGTTGTATATGAGCAAAACCCAACATATCAAAATTTATTTGGTCATGTAGATTATTCTAGCTTTCAAGGCAGTAGTTATACGAGTTATCGATTAATTCGTCCAGGCGCATTACATAAAGCGAATGGTGGTTATCTATTGCTTGATGCAGATAAGTTGTTAACACAACCTTTAGTATGGTCTCGTCTTAAGCTGGCGTTGAAAACTGGGCAAATAACAATAGAGAATCCTTATTCAGAGTTAAGCCAACCTGGTTCTTATAGCTTACAACCTGAAAAAATACCGTTAAGTGTGAAGGTTATTTTATTAGGTGATGCTGAAATCTATTACACTCTGCAAGATTATGATCAAGAGTTTACCGAGTTATTCCGAGTATTGGCTGATTTTGATCGTCATTTAGAGAAAACAGATCATAACTTAATCGCTTTCGGTAATTTGATTCGTCAACGAGCATTTCAGCATAACTACCCTGAAATTGATGATGAAGCAGTACTGGAACTTGTTCGCTATTCGCTAAGACGAGCAGAGCACCAACATAAAATTTCAGCCAATATTGTGCAAGTAAATGATTTATTAGATGAAGCAAATTATTGGTGGAGTAAAAGTGGTGCTAACGGCACTTTAAAATCAGAGCATGTTGCTATGGCATTAGCAGCTAAAAAGCGTCGTACAGGTAGGTTGAGTGAAACTTGGCTTGACGAAATTAAAGAGCAGCAAGTATTAATAAATACTGAAGGTGAGTTCATTGGAAAAGTGAATGGCTTAACGGTATTAGAAATTGGTGATAGTGTTTTTGGTACACCTGCACGTATCACGGCAACCGTTTATGCTGGTAGCCAAGGCGTAACTGATATTGAGCGTGAGGTTGATTTAGGTAAATCTATTCACTCAAAAGGTGTTTTGTTGCTAACAGGGTACTTAGGGCATAAGTATGGTCAAAGTTTCCCTGTTGCTATTTCGGCTAATATCGCTATTGAACAATCTTACGGTCATATCGACGGAGATAGTGCCTCAATGGCCGAGCTGTGTGCACTAATTTCAGCGGTTACTTTATTACCAATAGATCAAAGCTTAGCTATTACAGGTTCGATTAATCAGCATGGCGAAGTGCAATCTATTGGCGGTGCTAACGAAAAAATAGAAGGTTTCTTTCAACTTTGTAAAGATAAAGGATTAACTGGAAATCAAGGCGTTATTATCCCCAAAACAAATGTTATTAACTTAATGTTAAATAACGAAGTTATACAAGCGGTGGAGCGTGGTGAGTTTTCAATTTATGCAGTAGAAACGATTGATCAAGCATTAGAGTTATTAATGAAAAACACGGCAGGCGTAATGAATAGTACAGGTCGTTATCCTCGACAATCAATTCATGGATTAGCTTTAGATAAGCTATCTCATTTTGCTCAACTGTTAGAAGGTGAAGAAGAGTAA